A window of Rhododendron vialii isolate Sample 1 chromosome 13a, ASM3025357v1 contains these coding sequences:
- the LOC131313613 gene encoding myosin-9-like isoform X5, which produces MQGTPVNIVAGSHVWVEDQDEAWIDGQVSKINGEEVEIQTTNGKTVVALLAKIYPKDLDAPAGGVDDMTKLSYLHEPGVLQNLSVRYQLNEIYTYTGGILIAINPFQRLPHLYDAHMMEQYKGAPFGDLSPHVFAIADVAYRAMINECKSNSILVSGESGAGKTETTKMLMRYLAYLGGRKGTEGRTVEQQVLQSNPVLEAFGNAKTVRNNNSSRFGKFVEIQFDKHGRISGAAIRTYLLERSRVCQVSDPERNYHCFYLLCAAPPEEIEKYKLGSPKTFHYLNQSSCYELVGVSDAQDYLATRRAMDIVGISQQYQDAIFRVVAAILHLGNVEFAKGKEIDSSILKDDKSKFHLQMAAELLMCDFDALEDALLKRVMITPEEVIKRSLDPVGALVSRDGLAKTLYCRLFDWLVDTINVSIGQDPNSKSLIGVLDIYGFESFKTNSFEQFCINFTNEKLQQHFNQHVFKMEQEEYTKEEIDWSYIEFVDNQDVLDLLEKKPGGIIALLDEACMFPKSTHETFSQKLYQTFKSHKRFIKPKLSRTDFAIAHYAGEVQYQSDQFLDKNKDYVVPEHQDLLSASKCSFVAGLFPPLPEDSTKSSSKSSKFSSIGSRFRLQLQQLMETLNSTEPHYIRCVKPNNVLKPAIFENVNVMQQLRCGGVLEAIRISCAGYPTRRTFYEFLNRFGLLAPEVLEGNNDEKVACKKILDKMGLVGSQIGKTKVFLRAGQMAELDARRAEKLNKAAKTIQRKMRTHISRKRFIATRRATICIQSIWRGRLACKLYETIKREAAAVKIQTTSRRHLARMAYIRIKSSVLVLQTGLRVMAARNEFRCRKQTKASIIIQAHWRGHRDFSHHKKLRKASIVTQCRWRGRIAKRELRKLKMASRETGALKEAKDKLEKQVEELTWRLQLEKRLRTDLEEAKGQEIAKLQNSLQTMQSKVDESNELLVKEREAAQKAIEEASSVVKETPVLVQDTERIETLSTEVQNLKALLQSEKQRADESERKCAEALESSEERRSKLEETERRVHQLQESLSRMIYCMSDQISELKMILSTSSTSSSTSGFIATDVRIDAMSASSDTTSTDSDFTFPAPASTPADFSFLHSNAFQLIVQDLSTAEVSGLKRSLPT; this is translated from the exons ATGCAGGGCACACCAGTTAATATCGTTGCAGGTTCTCATGTTTGGGTTGAAGATCAAGACGAAGCCTGGATTGATGGACAGGTGTCAAAAATTAATGGGGAGGAAGTTGAGATCCAGACTACAAATGGGAAGACG GTGGTTGCACTTTTGGCAAAGATTTATCCAAAGGATTTGGATGCTCCTGCTGGTGGAGTTGATGATATGACTAAGCTCTCATACTTGCATGAGCCTGGAGTTCTGCAGAATTTGTCTGTTCGATACCAGCTCAACGAAATCTAT ACTTACACTGGAGGTATTCTAATTGCCATTAATCCATTCCAAAGACTCCCTCACCTGTATGATGCTCACATGATGGAACAGTACAAGGGAGCACCATTTGGAGATCTGAGTCCTCATGTTTTTGCAATTGCGGATGTTGCTTATAG GGCTATGATCAATGAGTGCAAAAGTAACTCCATTCTGGTCAGTGGTGAAAGCGGGGCTGGTAAGACGGAAACTACCAAGATGCTTATGCGTTATCTTGCCTATTTGGGTGGGCGTAAAGGCACTGAAGGAAGGACCGTTGAGCAACAAGTTCTACAA TCAAATCCAGTTCTTGAAGCATTTGGCAATGCAAAAACTGTCAGAAACAACAATTCCAG CCGCTTTGGTAAATTTGTTGAGATTCAATTTGATAAGCATGGAAGAATTTCAGGAGCAGCCATTAGAACTTATCTTCTTGAGAGATCCCGTGTTTGCCAAGTTTCAGACCCTGAACGCAACTATCATTGTTTTTACCTTCTTTGTGCAGCACCACCAGAG GAAATCGAGAAATATAAGCTAGGAAGTCCTAAAACATTTCACTATCTGAATCAATCAAGTTGCTATGAACTTGTCGGTGTAAGTGATGCTCAGGACTATCTTGCCACTAGGAGAGCTATGGATATTGTGGGAATAAGTCAGCAATACCAG GATGCAATTTTCAGGGTTGTGGCTGCAATTCTTCATCTTGGAAATGTTGAATTTGCCAAGGGGAAAGAAATTGATTCATCGATTCTGAAAGATGACAAATCTAAATTTCATCTTCAAATGGCAGCGGAACTTCTCAT GTGTGATTTTGATGCGTTGGAAGATGCGCTACTGAAGCGTGTAATGATTACCCCTGAAGAAGTTATCAAGAGAAGCCTTGATCCTGTTGGTGCGTTAGTTAGCAGGGATGGTTTGGCTAAAACACTATATTGCCGATTGTTTGACTG GCTGGTCGATACAATTAATGTTTCAATTGGGCAAGATCCCAACTCTAAATCTTTGATTGGAGTCCTTGACATCTATGGTTTTGAAAGCTTTAAGACTAATAG TTTTGAGCAATTTTGTATAAATTTCACAAATGAGAAGCTGCAGCAACATTTCAACCAG CATGTGTTCAAAATGGAGCAAGAAGAGTACACAAAAGAGGAGATCGACTGGAGCTACATAGAATTTGTTGACAATCAAGATGTCCTGGATCTTCTTGAAAAG AAGCCTGGAGGAATCATTGCTTTGCTTGATGAAGCCTG CATGTTTCCAAAGTCAACTCATGAAACATTTTCACAAAAGCTTTATCAGACATTCAAGTCCCACAAGCGATTTATCAAGCCAAAACTGTCTCGTACAGATTTTGCCATTGCTCACTATGCAGGGGAG GTCCAATATCAGTCTGATCAGTTTCTAGACAAAAACAAAGACTATGTTGTTCCTGAACATCAAGATCTGTTGAGTGCTTCCAAATGTTCTTTTGTAGCAGGCCTATTCCCTCCACTTCCAGAGGATTCAACCAAATCTTCCTCCAAATCTTCGAAGTTCTCGTCTATTGGTTCTCGTTTTAGG TTACAACTACAACAACTAATGGAGACACTGAATTCAACAGAGCCCCACTATATTAGATGCGTGAAGCCAAACAATGTTCTTAAACCTGCTATCTTTGAGAATGTCAACGTCATGCAACAACTACGGTGTGGT GGTGTTTTAGAGGCAATTAGAATCAGTTGTGCTGGATACCCAACTCGTAGGACATTCTATGAATTTCTCAATCGATTTGGCCTTCTTGCTCCTGAGGTTTTGGAAGGGAA CAATGATGAAAAGGTAGCATGTAAGAAGATTTTGGACAAGATGGGTCTTGTGGGTTCTCAG ATAGGAAAAACGAAGGTGTTCTTAAGAGCCGGCCAGATGGCCGAGCTAGATGCACGTAGGGCAGAAAAACTTAACAAGGCAGCCAAGACTATTCAAAGAAAGATGAGAACTCATATTAGTCGCAAACGATTTATTGCAACACGGAGGGCTACTATTTGCATACAATCTATATGGAGAG GAAGACTTGCTTGCAAATTATACGAGACCATTAAAAGGGAGGCAGCTGCTGTTAAGATACAGACAACTTCACGTAGGCACTTGGCAAGAATGGCATATATCAGAATCAAGTCCTCAGTGCTTGTCTTGCAGACAGGTTTGCGTGTAATGGCTGCTCGCAATGAATTCAGATGTAGAAAGCAGACAAAGGCATCAATTATTATTCAG GCCCATTGGCGTGGTCATAGAGATTTTTCACATCACAAGAAACTCAGGAAGGCATCGATAGTTACACAATGTAGATGGCGGGGGAGAATTGCCAAGAGAGAGCTTCGAAAACTAAAGATG gCTTCAAGAGAAACAGGTGCACTCAAAGAAGCAAAGGATAAGCTTGAGAAGCAGGTGGAAGAACTCACATGGCGTTTGCAGTTGGAAAAACGTTTGAGG ACTGATTTGGAAGAGGCAAAAGGGCAGGAGATAGCAAAGTTGCAAAATTCCTTGCAAACTATGCAAAGCAAAGTTGATGAAAGTAACGAGCTGCTTGTTAAAGAACGCGAGGCTGCACAGAAGGCCATTGAAGAAGCATCATCTGTGGTCAAAGAAACTCCAGTGCTTGTCCAAGATACTGAGAGGATCGAGACTCTTAGTACAGAAGTGCAGAACTTGAAG GCTTTATTGCAATCGGAGAAACAACGAGCTGATGAATCTGAAAGGAAATGTGCAGAAGCCCTAGAATCAAGTGAAGAAAGGCGTAGTAAGTTAGAAGAAACTGAAAGAAGAGTTCATCAACTTCAAGAATCTTTAAGCAG GATGATATACTGCATGTCAGACCAAATTTCAGAGCTGAAAATGATCTTGTCTACCTCATCCACCTCGAGTTCAACGTCAGGATTCATTGCTACAGATGTTCGAATTGATGCGATGTCCGCTTCTTCCGATACTACATCCACTGACTCTGATTTCACCTTTCCAGCTCCTGCTTCTACTCCAGCAGATTTCTCTTTCCTCCATTCCAATGCTTTTCAGCTGATAGTTCAGGATCTTTCAACCGCTGAAGTCTCAG GCTTGAAGAGAAGCTTGCCAACATAG
- the LOC131313613 gene encoding myosin-9-like isoform X3 translates to MQGTPVNIVAGSHVWVEDQDEAWIDGQVSKINGEEVEIQTTNGKTVVALLAKIYPKDLDAPAGGVDDMTKLSYLHEPGVLQNLSVRYQLNEIYTYTGGILIAINPFQRLPHLYDAHMMEQYKGAPFGDLSPHVFAIADVAYRAMINECKSNSILVSGESGAGKTETTKMLMRYLAYLGGRKGTEGRTVEQQVLQSNPVLEAFGNAKTVRNNNSSRFGKFVEIQFDKHGRISGAAIRTYLLERSRVCQVSDPERNYHCFYLLCAAPPEEIEKYKLGSPKTFHYLNQSSCYELVGVSDAQDYLATRRAMDIVGISQQYQDAIFRVVAAILHLGNVEFAKGKEIDSSILKDDKSKFHLQMAAELLMCDFDALEDALLKRVMITPEEVIKRSLDPVGALVSRDGLAKTLYCRLFDWLVDTINVSIGQDPNSKSLIGVLDIYGFESFKTNSFEQFCINFTNEKLQQHFNQHVFKMEQEEYTKEEIDWSYIEFVDNQDVLDLLEKKPGGIIALLDEACMFPKSTHETFSQKLYQTFKSHKRFIKPKLSRTDFAIAHYAGEVQYQSDQFLDKNKDYVVPEHQDLLSASKCSFVAGLFPPLPEDSTKSSSKSSKFSSIGSRFRLQLQQLMETLNSTEPHYIRCVKPNNVLKPAIFENVNVMQQLRCGGVLEAIRISCAGYPTRRTFYEFLNRFGLLAPEVLEGNNDEKVACKKILDKMGLVGSQIGKTKVFLRAGQMAELDARRAEKLNKAAKTIQRKMRTHISRKRFIATRRATICIQSIWRGRLACKLYETIKREAAAVKIQTTSRRHLARMAYIRIKSSVLVLQTGLRVMAARNEFRCRKQTKASIIIQAHWRGHRDFSHHKKLRKASIVTQCRWRGRIAKRELRKLKMASRETGALKEAKDKLEKQVEELTWRLQLEKRLRTDLEEAKGQEIAKLQNSLQTMQSKVDESNELLVKEREAAQKAIEEASSVVKETPVLVQDTERIETLSTEVQNLKALLQSEKQRADESERKCAEALESSEERRSKLEETERRVHQLQESLSRLEEKLANIESENKVLRQQALTMAQNNKLLSGRSKSVIQREESTKTAADLQSASMNLRDQSEVEERPQKSLNEKQQEYQDLLIRCVAQHLGLSKGRPVAACIIYKCLRQWRSFEVERTSIFDRIIQTIGHAIETQDNNENLAYWLSNASTLLLLLQRTLKAGGAAGIAPQHRRTSSATLFGRMTLFPWKSTRGQSFSCQW, encoded by the exons ATGCAGGGCACACCAGTTAATATCGTTGCAGGTTCTCATGTTTGGGTTGAAGATCAAGACGAAGCCTGGATTGATGGACAGGTGTCAAAAATTAATGGGGAGGAAGTTGAGATCCAGACTACAAATGGGAAGACG GTGGTTGCACTTTTGGCAAAGATTTATCCAAAGGATTTGGATGCTCCTGCTGGTGGAGTTGATGATATGACTAAGCTCTCATACTTGCATGAGCCTGGAGTTCTGCAGAATTTGTCTGTTCGATACCAGCTCAACGAAATCTAT ACTTACACTGGAGGTATTCTAATTGCCATTAATCCATTCCAAAGACTCCCTCACCTGTATGATGCTCACATGATGGAACAGTACAAGGGAGCACCATTTGGAGATCTGAGTCCTCATGTTTTTGCAATTGCGGATGTTGCTTATAG GGCTATGATCAATGAGTGCAAAAGTAACTCCATTCTGGTCAGTGGTGAAAGCGGGGCTGGTAAGACGGAAACTACCAAGATGCTTATGCGTTATCTTGCCTATTTGGGTGGGCGTAAAGGCACTGAAGGAAGGACCGTTGAGCAACAAGTTCTACAA TCAAATCCAGTTCTTGAAGCATTTGGCAATGCAAAAACTGTCAGAAACAACAATTCCAG CCGCTTTGGTAAATTTGTTGAGATTCAATTTGATAAGCATGGAAGAATTTCAGGAGCAGCCATTAGAACTTATCTTCTTGAGAGATCCCGTGTTTGCCAAGTTTCAGACCCTGAACGCAACTATCATTGTTTTTACCTTCTTTGTGCAGCACCACCAGAG GAAATCGAGAAATATAAGCTAGGAAGTCCTAAAACATTTCACTATCTGAATCAATCAAGTTGCTATGAACTTGTCGGTGTAAGTGATGCTCAGGACTATCTTGCCACTAGGAGAGCTATGGATATTGTGGGAATAAGTCAGCAATACCAG GATGCAATTTTCAGGGTTGTGGCTGCAATTCTTCATCTTGGAAATGTTGAATTTGCCAAGGGGAAAGAAATTGATTCATCGATTCTGAAAGATGACAAATCTAAATTTCATCTTCAAATGGCAGCGGAACTTCTCAT GTGTGATTTTGATGCGTTGGAAGATGCGCTACTGAAGCGTGTAATGATTACCCCTGAAGAAGTTATCAAGAGAAGCCTTGATCCTGTTGGTGCGTTAGTTAGCAGGGATGGTTTGGCTAAAACACTATATTGCCGATTGTTTGACTG GCTGGTCGATACAATTAATGTTTCAATTGGGCAAGATCCCAACTCTAAATCTTTGATTGGAGTCCTTGACATCTATGGTTTTGAAAGCTTTAAGACTAATAG TTTTGAGCAATTTTGTATAAATTTCACAAATGAGAAGCTGCAGCAACATTTCAACCAG CATGTGTTCAAAATGGAGCAAGAAGAGTACACAAAAGAGGAGATCGACTGGAGCTACATAGAATTTGTTGACAATCAAGATGTCCTGGATCTTCTTGAAAAG AAGCCTGGAGGAATCATTGCTTTGCTTGATGAAGCCTG CATGTTTCCAAAGTCAACTCATGAAACATTTTCACAAAAGCTTTATCAGACATTCAAGTCCCACAAGCGATTTATCAAGCCAAAACTGTCTCGTACAGATTTTGCCATTGCTCACTATGCAGGGGAG GTCCAATATCAGTCTGATCAGTTTCTAGACAAAAACAAAGACTATGTTGTTCCTGAACATCAAGATCTGTTGAGTGCTTCCAAATGTTCTTTTGTAGCAGGCCTATTCCCTCCACTTCCAGAGGATTCAACCAAATCTTCCTCCAAATCTTCGAAGTTCTCGTCTATTGGTTCTCGTTTTAGG TTACAACTACAACAACTAATGGAGACACTGAATTCAACAGAGCCCCACTATATTAGATGCGTGAAGCCAAACAATGTTCTTAAACCTGCTATCTTTGAGAATGTCAACGTCATGCAACAACTACGGTGTGGT GGTGTTTTAGAGGCAATTAGAATCAGTTGTGCTGGATACCCAACTCGTAGGACATTCTATGAATTTCTCAATCGATTTGGCCTTCTTGCTCCTGAGGTTTTGGAAGGGAA CAATGATGAAAAGGTAGCATGTAAGAAGATTTTGGACAAGATGGGTCTTGTGGGTTCTCAG ATAGGAAAAACGAAGGTGTTCTTAAGAGCCGGCCAGATGGCCGAGCTAGATGCACGTAGGGCAGAAAAACTTAACAAGGCAGCCAAGACTATTCAAAGAAAGATGAGAACTCATATTAGTCGCAAACGATTTATTGCAACACGGAGGGCTACTATTTGCATACAATCTATATGGAGAG GAAGACTTGCTTGCAAATTATACGAGACCATTAAAAGGGAGGCAGCTGCTGTTAAGATACAGACAACTTCACGTAGGCACTTGGCAAGAATGGCATATATCAGAATCAAGTCCTCAGTGCTTGTCTTGCAGACAGGTTTGCGTGTAATGGCTGCTCGCAATGAATTCAGATGTAGAAAGCAGACAAAGGCATCAATTATTATTCAG GCCCATTGGCGTGGTCATAGAGATTTTTCACATCACAAGAAACTCAGGAAGGCATCGATAGTTACACAATGTAGATGGCGGGGGAGAATTGCCAAGAGAGAGCTTCGAAAACTAAAGATG gCTTCAAGAGAAACAGGTGCACTCAAAGAAGCAAAGGATAAGCTTGAGAAGCAGGTGGAAGAACTCACATGGCGTTTGCAGTTGGAAAAACGTTTGAGG ACTGATTTGGAAGAGGCAAAAGGGCAGGAGATAGCAAAGTTGCAAAATTCCTTGCAAACTATGCAAAGCAAAGTTGATGAAAGTAACGAGCTGCTTGTTAAAGAACGCGAGGCTGCACAGAAGGCCATTGAAGAAGCATCATCTGTGGTCAAAGAAACTCCAGTGCTTGTCCAAGATACTGAGAGGATCGAGACTCTTAGTACAGAAGTGCAGAACTTGAAG GCTTTATTGCAATCGGAGAAACAACGAGCTGATGAATCTGAAAGGAAATGTGCAGAAGCCCTAGAATCAAGTGAAGAAAGGCGTAGTAAGTTAGAAGAAACTGAAAGAAGAGTTCATCAACTTCAAGAATCTTTAAGCAG GCTTGAAGAGAAGCTTGCCAACATAGAATCAGAAAATAAAGTTCTTCGTCAACAGGCTCTAACAATGGCACAAAATAATAAGCTCCTCTCGGGACGCTCTAAGTCAGTTATTCAG AGGGAAGAAAGTACCAAAACTGCTGCT GATCTGCAAAGTGCTTCAATGAACTTAAGGGATCAGTCCGAGGTAGAGGAGAGACCACAAAAATCACTCAATGAGAAGCAGCAGGAATATCAGGATTTGCTCATCCGATGTGTTGCTCAGCACCTAGGCTTGAGTAAGGGCAGACCTGTTGCAGCCTGTATCATATACAAGTGCCTTAGGCAGTGGAGGTCATTTGAAGTTGAAAGGACCAGCATTTTTGATCGGATTATTCAAACCATAGGCCACGCTATTGAG ACTCAGGATAACAATGAAAACTTGGCCTATTGGTTATCCAATGCATCAACTCTGCTGTTGCTGCTTCAACGTACATTGAAGGCAGGTGGTGCAGCAGGGATTGCCCCACAACACAGGCGGACATCATCAGCTACTCTATTTGGGAGGATGacattg TTTCCGTGGAAGTCCACAAGGGGTCAATCTTTCTCTTGCCAATGGTGA
- the LOC131313613 gene encoding myosin-9-like isoform X4: MQGTPVNIVAGSHVWVEDQDEAWIDGQVSKINGEEVEIQTTNGKTVVALLAKIYPKDLDAPAGGVDDMTKLSYLHEPGVLQNLSVRYQLNEIYTYTGGILIAINPFQRLPHLYDAHMMEQYKGAPFGDLSPHVFAIADVAYRAMINECKSNSILVSGESGAGKTETTKMLMRYLAYLGGRKGTEGRTVEQQVLQSNPVLEAFGNAKTVRNNNSSRFGKFVEIQFDKHGRISGAAIRTYLLERSRVCQVSDPERNYHCFYLLCAAPPEEIEKYKLGSPKTFHYLNQSSCYELVGVSDAQDYLATRRAMDIVGISQQYQDAIFRVVAAILHLGNVEFAKGKEIDSSILKDDKSKFHLQMAAELLMCDFDALEDALLKRVMITPEEVIKRSLDPVGALVSRDGLAKTLYCRLFDWLVDTINVSIGQDPNSKSLIGVLDIYGFESFKTNSFEQFCINFTNEKLQQHFNQHVFKMEQEEYTKEEIDWSYIEFVDNQDVLDLLEKKPGGIIALLDEACMFPKSTHETFSQKLYQTFKSHKRFIKPKLSRTDFAIAHYAGEVQYQSDQFLDKNKDYVVPEHQDLLSASKCSFVAGLFPPLPEDSTKSSSKSSKFSSIGSRFRLQLQQLMETLNSTEPHYIRCVKPNNVLKPAIFENVNVMQQLRCGGVLEAIRISCAGYPTRRTFYEFLNRFGLLAPEVLEGNNDEKVACKKILDKMGLVGSQIGKTKVFLRAGQMAELDARRAEKLNKAAKTIQRKMRTHISRKRFIATRRATICIQSIWRGRLACKLYETIKREAAAVKIQTTSRRHLARMAYIRIKSSVLVLQTGLRVMAARNEFRCRKQTKASIIIQAHWRGHRDFSHHKKLRKASIVTQCRWRGRIAKRELRKLKMASRETGALKEAKDKLEKQVEELTWRLQLEKRLRTDLEEAKGQEIAKLQNSLQTMQSKVDESNELLVKEREAAQKAIEEASSVVKETPVLVQDTERIETLSTEVQNLKALLQSEKQRADESERKCAEALESSEERRSKLEETERRVHQLQESLSRMIYCMSDQISELKMILSTSSTSSSTSGFIATDVRIDAMSASSDTTSTDSDFTFPAPASTPADFSFLHSNAFQLIVQDLSTAEVSGAENWESDREGAFDDFF, encoded by the exons ATGCAGGGCACACCAGTTAATATCGTTGCAGGTTCTCATGTTTGGGTTGAAGATCAAGACGAAGCCTGGATTGATGGACAGGTGTCAAAAATTAATGGGGAGGAAGTTGAGATCCAGACTACAAATGGGAAGACG GTGGTTGCACTTTTGGCAAAGATTTATCCAAAGGATTTGGATGCTCCTGCTGGTGGAGTTGATGATATGACTAAGCTCTCATACTTGCATGAGCCTGGAGTTCTGCAGAATTTGTCTGTTCGATACCAGCTCAACGAAATCTAT ACTTACACTGGAGGTATTCTAATTGCCATTAATCCATTCCAAAGACTCCCTCACCTGTATGATGCTCACATGATGGAACAGTACAAGGGAGCACCATTTGGAGATCTGAGTCCTCATGTTTTTGCAATTGCGGATGTTGCTTATAG GGCTATGATCAATGAGTGCAAAAGTAACTCCATTCTGGTCAGTGGTGAAAGCGGGGCTGGTAAGACGGAAACTACCAAGATGCTTATGCGTTATCTTGCCTATTTGGGTGGGCGTAAAGGCACTGAAGGAAGGACCGTTGAGCAACAAGTTCTACAA TCAAATCCAGTTCTTGAAGCATTTGGCAATGCAAAAACTGTCAGAAACAACAATTCCAG CCGCTTTGGTAAATTTGTTGAGATTCAATTTGATAAGCATGGAAGAATTTCAGGAGCAGCCATTAGAACTTATCTTCTTGAGAGATCCCGTGTTTGCCAAGTTTCAGACCCTGAACGCAACTATCATTGTTTTTACCTTCTTTGTGCAGCACCACCAGAG GAAATCGAGAAATATAAGCTAGGAAGTCCTAAAACATTTCACTATCTGAATCAATCAAGTTGCTATGAACTTGTCGGTGTAAGTGATGCTCAGGACTATCTTGCCACTAGGAGAGCTATGGATATTGTGGGAATAAGTCAGCAATACCAG GATGCAATTTTCAGGGTTGTGGCTGCAATTCTTCATCTTGGAAATGTTGAATTTGCCAAGGGGAAAGAAATTGATTCATCGATTCTGAAAGATGACAAATCTAAATTTCATCTTCAAATGGCAGCGGAACTTCTCAT GTGTGATTTTGATGCGTTGGAAGATGCGCTACTGAAGCGTGTAATGATTACCCCTGAAGAAGTTATCAAGAGAAGCCTTGATCCTGTTGGTGCGTTAGTTAGCAGGGATGGTTTGGCTAAAACACTATATTGCCGATTGTTTGACTG GCTGGTCGATACAATTAATGTTTCAATTGGGCAAGATCCCAACTCTAAATCTTTGATTGGAGTCCTTGACATCTATGGTTTTGAAAGCTTTAAGACTAATAG TTTTGAGCAATTTTGTATAAATTTCACAAATGAGAAGCTGCAGCAACATTTCAACCAG CATGTGTTCAAAATGGAGCAAGAAGAGTACACAAAAGAGGAGATCGACTGGAGCTACATAGAATTTGTTGACAATCAAGATGTCCTGGATCTTCTTGAAAAG AAGCCTGGAGGAATCATTGCTTTGCTTGATGAAGCCTG CATGTTTCCAAAGTCAACTCATGAAACATTTTCACAAAAGCTTTATCAGACATTCAAGTCCCACAAGCGATTTATCAAGCCAAAACTGTCTCGTACAGATTTTGCCATTGCTCACTATGCAGGGGAG GTCCAATATCAGTCTGATCAGTTTCTAGACAAAAACAAAGACTATGTTGTTCCTGAACATCAAGATCTGTTGAGTGCTTCCAAATGTTCTTTTGTAGCAGGCCTATTCCCTCCACTTCCAGAGGATTCAACCAAATCTTCCTCCAAATCTTCGAAGTTCTCGTCTATTGGTTCTCGTTTTAGG TTACAACTACAACAACTAATGGAGACACTGAATTCAACAGAGCCCCACTATATTAGATGCGTGAAGCCAAACAATGTTCTTAAACCTGCTATCTTTGAGAATGTCAACGTCATGCAACAACTACGGTGTGGT GGTGTTTTAGAGGCAATTAGAATCAGTTGTGCTGGATACCCAACTCGTAGGACATTCTATGAATTTCTCAATCGATTTGGCCTTCTTGCTCCTGAGGTTTTGGAAGGGAA CAATGATGAAAAGGTAGCATGTAAGAAGATTTTGGACAAGATGGGTCTTGTGGGTTCTCAG ATAGGAAAAACGAAGGTGTTCTTAAGAGCCGGCCAGATGGCCGAGCTAGATGCACGTAGGGCAGAAAAACTTAACAAGGCAGCCAAGACTATTCAAAGAAAGATGAGAACTCATATTAGTCGCAAACGATTTATTGCAACACGGAGGGCTACTATTTGCATACAATCTATATGGAGAG GAAGACTTGCTTGCAAATTATACGAGACCATTAAAAGGGAGGCAGCTGCTGTTAAGATACAGACAACTTCACGTAGGCACTTGGCAAGAATGGCATATATCAGAATCAAGTCCTCAGTGCTTGTCTTGCAGACAGGTTTGCGTGTAATGGCTGCTCGCAATGAATTCAGATGTAGAAAGCAGACAAAGGCATCAATTATTATTCAG GCCCATTGGCGTGGTCATAGAGATTTTTCACATCACAAGAAACTCAGGAAGGCATCGATAGTTACACAATGTAGATGGCGGGGGAGAATTGCCAAGAGAGAGCTTCGAAAACTAAAGATG gCTTCAAGAGAAACAGGTGCACTCAAAGAAGCAAAGGATAAGCTTGAGAAGCAGGTGGAAGAACTCACATGGCGTTTGCAGTTGGAAAAACGTTTGAGG ACTGATTTGGAAGAGGCAAAAGGGCAGGAGATAGCAAAGTTGCAAAATTCCTTGCAAACTATGCAAAGCAAAGTTGATGAAAGTAACGAGCTGCTTGTTAAAGAACGCGAGGCTGCACAGAAGGCCATTGAAGAAGCATCATCTGTGGTCAAAGAAACTCCAGTGCTTGTCCAAGATACTGAGAGGATCGAGACTCTTAGTACAGAAGTGCAGAACTTGAAG GCTTTATTGCAATCGGAGAAACAACGAGCTGATGAATCTGAAAGGAAATGTGCAGAAGCCCTAGAATCAAGTGAAGAAAGGCGTAGTAAGTTAGAAGAAACTGAAAGAAGAGTTCATCAACTTCAAGAATCTTTAAGCAG GATGATATACTGCATGTCAGACCAAATTTCAGAGCTGAAAATGATCTTGTCTACCTCATCCACCTCGAGTTCAACGTCAGGATTCATTGCTACAGATGTTCGAATTGATGCGATGTCCGCTTCTTCCGATACTACATCCACTGACTCTGATTTCACCTTTCCAGCTCCTGCTTCTACTCCAGCAGATTTCTCTTTCCTCCATTCCAATGCTTTTCAGCTGATAGTTCAGGATCTTTCAACCGCTGAAGTCTCAG GAGCTGAAAACTGGGAAAGTGACCGGGAGGGGGCATTTGATGACTTTTTCTGA